From the genome of Lentimicrobiaceae bacterium, one region includes:
- a CDS encoding DUF2062 domain-containing protein, producing MIIAYVWLIKNDKIYSGNLQGNLLKIKDRELFRQQCLQKNCCIVIPTYNNGGTLEKVVREVLLFTSGIIVVNDGSTDSTSAILEKFKEIEVITHAKNLGKGSALRSGFAYAIRLGYEHAITIDSDGQHFPEDLPVFLEKLDEEPGSLIVGSRNMQQEGIPSKSSFGHRFSNFWFWVETGIRLPDTQSGYRLYPLHLLKNMRWFTRKFEFEIEILVRAAWKGIPVTSVPVKVIYEPKETRISHFRPFRDFTRVSILNTILVFISLLCIYPFHFFKSFNKKNIQNFFQNQLFNANEPKRVKVFSVMLGVFMGVAPVWGYQMALALLLAYLLKLNKVITFIASNISIPPFIPVILWLSYVVGGWIMPGKGSSLQFNADLSFNILKNNLIQYLTGSIILGIALALVFGSITYISILLHRKYKEGNMDNNT from the coding sequence ATGATTATCGCGTATGTTTGGTTGATTAAAAATGATAAAATTTATTCCGGGAATTTGCAGGGTAACCTTTTGAAAATAAAAGACAGAGAGCTGTTCAGGCAGCAATGTTTACAAAAAAACTGTTGTATCGTAATCCCCACCTATAACAATGGCGGCACCCTTGAAAAAGTGGTACGGGAAGTGCTGTTGTTTACTTCAGGAATAATAGTGGTAAACGACGGTTCTACCGATTCTACTTCTGCAATTCTGGAAAAATTCAAAGAAATAGAGGTAATTACCCATGCAAAAAATCTGGGTAAAGGCAGCGCTTTGCGAAGCGGTTTTGCTTATGCCATTAGGTTGGGATACGAACATGCCATAACTATAGATTCCGATGGACAGCATTTTCCGGAAGACCTTCCGGTTTTTCTGGAAAAATTAGATGAAGAGCCAGGGTCGTTGATTGTAGGTTCACGTAACATGCAACAAGAAGGTATTCCGTCGAAAAGTAGTTTTGGGCACAGGTTTTCCAATTTTTGGTTCTGGGTAGAAACAGGCATTCGCTTGCCTGATACCCAATCGGGTTACCGATTGTACCCCTTGCATCTTCTGAAAAATATGCGTTGGTTTACCCGTAAATTTGAATTTGAAATTGAAATTTTAGTCAGGGCGGCATGGAAAGGCATCCCGGTAACCTCAGTACCCGTAAAAGTAATTTATGAACCCAAGGAAACCCGGATATCACATTTTCGTCCTTTCAGGGATTTTACAAGGGTGAGTATCCTTAACACTATCTTAGTTTTCATTTCATTGCTCTGCATTTACCCTTTTCATTTTTTTAAAAGTTTCAATAAGAAAAACATACAGAACTTTTTTCAAAACCAATTATTTAATGCCAACGAACCCAAAAGAGTCAAAGTTTTTTCGGTAATGCTGGGAGTTTTTATGGGCGTGGCTCCGGTGTGGGGATATCAAATGGCATTGGCACTGTTATTGGCTTATCTACTTAAACTGAATAAAGTTATTACATTTATCGCTTCCAATATCAGTATCCCACCTTTTATTCCGGTAATTTTGTGGCTGAGTTATGTTGTGGGAGGATGGATTATGCCCGGAAAAGGAAGTTCGCTGCAGTTTAATGCAGATTTATCGTTTAATATATTGAAAAATAATTTAATACAATATTTAACGGGTAGCATTATTTTAGGAATTGCTTTGGCATTGGTTTTCGGAAGTATCACATATATCTCTATTTTGTTGCATCGTAAGTATAAAGAAGGAAATATGGATAATAATACTTAA
- a CDS encoding 1-acyl-sn-glycerol-3-phosphate acyltransferase: MGKIFNILYTIFSKHRWIFGISVALLFIAGAYFALRIRVVEDVTQFIPEDKKIEKLNYVFQHLKSTDKLIVSVYDNDSVHSSPEKLIAYADSLTTFLEKNYSGYIRGIRYKVSDSEMYSIYDLFYSNFPVFLEESDYLRLDSLTESKQIREHLHKDLQALMMPGSFTMKKFILGDPAGFMPLVLNKLKRLKVDDNYITYNGCIFSSDMKNLMLFIVPFYPVNETSNNARLLKAIDRQTNKLSEGSSVRARYFGAVAVAVGNANQLKKDSILTLSLAGLVIVVFISIFFRKRFAWLVIFLPVVFGGVFAMAILGFIKPDLSALALAAGSVVFGIALNYSMHIYSHFQHTRSVRTVISDLSTPLTIGSFTTIAAFLCLLLTKSEALRDFGVFSALTLIGTILFSLIVMPHLLPLQKTHPIPSKTARWVEKIAGYQLPKHKLFVLFLLIASIVLLIFSQKTGFESDMAKMNYMSHKLLDAEKKINAINNSTSGSLYLVSTGKTLNEALLNNELVYNGLNNLKQKGAISRFTHVGSFLTDDSIQKQRISRWNAYWTPEKKRKFTQNLKILAHETGFSSTAFSESLQLINKTYTVLGSNDINRINGTLLNEWVTKTPTMSMVLTQVVVNPNHKKEVKEAFINHEDVTVLDKSVYSNLFITLISDDFNMILWVSSLLVFATLLFSYGRIELAFITFIPMLLSWVWITGFMGIFGLGFNIINIIICTFIFGLGDDYSIFVMDGLQQEYKYGKKLLSSYKTAIFLSAFTTITGVGVLIFAKHPALQSIALVSIIGMISVVFISYTIEPLMFKFLVNAGKHRRSEPSAWFLIFYAPIFYGFYVASCFATIIFWFLILQWLPIGEKRKKHIFHFMMMYLSRATIFVMFLVRKRIINFDKEIFAKPSVIIFNHQSIIDIPLTMMFSPKVIILTTDWVWKHPLVGKIARAADFYPVSQGIDNLIDHLRKKVHEGYSLLMFPEGHRSPDLHIKRFHKGAFYIAEQLGLDIVPAVMHGTGEYVSKGEFLGKVSTITVKFLDRITPDDPHFGTSLAEKAKNIGLYFKDEHEKLLDTFYRLPVYQKKRVIKNYIYKGPVLEWYVRVKLKLENNYSLYHQLLPREGVIIDAGCGYGYISIMLALLSPKRTITGVDFDEEKIEVARHCLTGKNKVTFKCADVSDYSFPRANGIILSDVVHYLNEGEQEKLFNNCIASLQPGGVLLIREADSKMQKHHKVTLFTEFFSNLSGFNHSKHHQLYFTSAAKIQQLAKKNAMDFKIYEKSKFTSNLLIVLTKPENS; this comes from the coding sequence ATGGGGAAAATATTTAACATATTATATACTATATTTAGTAAACATCGTTGGATATTTGGTATTTCAGTTGCCCTACTTTTTATTGCAGGGGCATATTTTGCCTTGAGGATACGAGTGGTGGAGGATGTTACACAATTTATCCCCGAGGATAAAAAAATTGAAAAGCTGAATTATGTTTTTCAGCATCTTAAATCTACTGACAAGCTGATAGTTTCGGTGTATGATAATGATAGTGTGCATTCGTCGCCCGAAAAACTGATAGCTTATGCCGATAGCCTAACCACTTTTCTCGAAAAAAATTATTCTGGTTATATACGCGGGATACGTTACAAGGTTTCGGATTCGGAAATGTACTCAATTTATGATCTGTTTTATAGTAACTTTCCTGTATTTCTCGAGGAAAGCGATTACCTACGGTTAGATAGTCTAACAGAAAGCAAACAAATTCGTGAACATTTGCACAAAGACCTTCAAGCCCTGATGATGCCTGGAAGTTTTACCATGAAAAAATTCATTCTTGGCGACCCTGCAGGATTTATGCCACTTGTGCTTAATAAATTAAAGCGGCTAAAGGTTGACGATAACTATATAACTTACAACGGTTGTATTTTTTCGTCCGACATGAAAAACCTCATGCTTTTTATTGTGCCTTTTTATCCGGTAAACGAAACTTCAAACAATGCGAGGCTGCTTAAAGCAATTGACAGGCAAACGAATAAACTTTCGGAAGGTTCTTCAGTCAGGGCAAGATATTTTGGAGCCGTTGCCGTTGCGGTAGGAAATGCCAACCAGCTTAAAAAAGATTCAATACTTACTTTAAGCCTGGCAGGTTTAGTTATAGTTGTGTTTATCAGTATCTTTTTCAGGAAAAGGTTTGCCTGGCTGGTCATATTTTTACCGGTAGTTTTCGGAGGAGTTTTTGCAATGGCAATACTTGGCTTTATCAAGCCTGATCTTTCAGCCCTGGCACTTGCAGCCGGTTCAGTAGTTTTTGGCATAGCCCTGAATTATTCCATGCACATTTACAGCCATTTTCAGCATACCCGCTCGGTACGAACGGTAATAAGCGATCTTTCAACTCCGCTAACTATCGGAAGTTTTACTACTATAGCCGCTTTTTTGTGTCTTCTTTTAACAAAATCGGAAGCATTACGCGATTTTGGAGTGTTTTCAGCACTTACACTTATTGGTACTATCTTGTTCTCACTGATAGTGATGCCCCATCTACTTCCATTGCAAAAAACACATCCCATTCCAAGTAAAACAGCCCGGTGGGTCGAAAAAATTGCCGGATACCAGTTACCAAAGCATAAATTATTTGTATTATTTCTTTTAATTGCTTCGATTGTATTATTAATTTTTTCGCAAAAAACCGGCTTTGAAAGCGATATGGCAAAAATGAACTACATGAGCCATAAACTTTTAGATGCCGAAAAAAAGATTAATGCCATAAACAATTCCACATCGGGCAGCTTATATCTGGTTTCAACTGGTAAAACGTTGAATGAAGCTCTTTTAAATAATGAACTTGTTTACAACGGGTTGAATAATTTAAAACAAAAAGGCGCCATCAGCCGATTTACTCACGTAGGTTCATTTCTTACAGACGATTCGATTCAAAAACAGCGAATCTCGCGCTGGAATGCTTACTGGACTCCCGAAAAAAAGAGAAAATTTACTCAGAACCTGAAAATTTTAGCACATGAAACAGGCTTTTCGTCAACGGCTTTCAGCGAAAGTTTGCAGTTAATAAATAAAACTTACACAGTATTAGGTTCAAACGATATTAACCGGATTAATGGTACTTTACTTAATGAATGGGTAACCAAAACGCCAACAATGAGTATGGTGCTTACACAGGTGGTTGTTAATCCTAACCACAAAAAAGAGGTAAAAGAGGCTTTTATAAACCATGAAGACGTAACTGTACTCGATAAATCCGTTTATTCTAACCTGTTCATCACTCTCATCAGTGACGACTTCAACATGATATTGTGGGTTTCATCTCTTCTCGTTTTTGCGACCCTACTTTTTTCATACGGTAGAATCGAACTGGCTTTTATTACATTTATTCCCATGCTGTTGAGTTGGGTTTGGATAACCGGGTTTATGGGAATATTTGGCTTGGGTTTCAATATAATAAATATTATTATCTGCACATTTATTTTTGGTTTGGGCGACGATTACAGTATTTTTGTGATGGATGGACTTCAACAGGAATACAAATACGGAAAAAAACTTCTTTCGTCGTATAAAACTGCCATTTTTTTGTCAGCGTTCACCACCATCACCGGAGTAGGTGTGCTGATTTTTGCAAAACATCCGGCTTTACAATCAATTGCCCTTGTTTCTATCATCGGAATGATTTCGGTAGTTTTTATTTCATACACTATTGAACCCTTGATGTTCAAATTTTTAGTTAATGCAGGTAAGCATCGCAGAAGTGAGCCTTCGGCATGGTTCCTTATTTTTTATGCACCCATTTTTTATGGATTTTATGTAGCAAGTTGTTTTGCCACCATTATTTTTTGGTTTCTTATTCTGCAATGGCTTCCTATTGGAGAAAAAAGGAAGAAACATATATTCCATTTCATGATGATGTACCTTTCGAGGGCTACAATTTTTGTGATGTTCCTTGTTCGCAAAAGGATCATTAATTTCGACAAAGAAATTTTTGCCAAACCCTCGGTAATAATTTTTAATCATCAAAGTATCATTGACATACCGCTTACAATGATGTTTTCGCCCAAGGTAATAATTCTTACTACCGACTGGGTGTGGAAACATCCGCTGGTTGGAAAAATTGCAAGAGCAGCCGATTTTTATCCTGTTTCGCAGGGAATTGATAACCTGATAGACCATTTGCGCAAAAAAGTACACGAAGGATATTCTTTACTCATGTTTCCAGAAGGGCATCGTTCCCCCGATTTACATATCAAGCGTTTTCATAAAGGGGCTTTCTATATTGCCGAGCAACTTGGTTTGGATATTGTACCTGCAGTTATGCATGGTACCGGTGAGTATGTTTCAAAAGGAGAATTTTTGGGGAAAGTCAGTACCATAACTGTTAAATTTCTGGATAGAATTACCCCTGACGACCCGCACTTCGGAACTTCACTTGCCGAAAAAGCCAAAAATATAGGATTGTATTTCAAAGATGAACACGAAAAGCTACTCGATACGTTTTACAGGCTGCCTGTTTATCAGAAGAAAAGAGTCATAAAAAACTACATTTACAAAGGTCCTGTTCTTGAGTGGTATGTTCGTGTAAAACTAAAACTCGAAAACAATTATAGTTTGTACCATCAGTTGCTGCCCCGCGAAGGAGTTATAATTGATGCCGGCTGTGGATATGGATATATTTCCATTATGCTTGCTTTACTTTCGCCTAAGAGAACAATAACGGGGGTAGATTTTGATGAAGAAAAAATTGAGGTTGCACGGCATTGCCTTACCGGGAAAAACAAAGTAACTTTTAAATGTGCCGATGTTTCAGATTATTCTTTTCCGAGAGCCAATGGAATAATACTTAGTGATGTGGTACATTATCTTAACGAAGGTGAACAGGAAAAACTATTTAATAATTGCATAGCCAGCCTTCAGCCCGGAGGGGTGCTTTTGATTCGCGAAGCAGACAGTAAAATGCAGAAACACCATAAGGTTACCCTTTTTACTGAATTTTTTTCCAATCTTTCGGGATTTAACCATAGTAAACATCACCAGTTGTATTTTACTTCGGCTGCAAAAATTCAGCAATTGGCGAAAAAAAATGCAATGGATTTTAAAATATATGAAAAATCAAAATTTACATCTAACTTATTAATTGTACTTACAAAACCAGAAAATAGCTAA
- a CDS encoding FAD-dependent oxidoreductase, which translates to MQRYDVVIVGSGLGGLLCAYILGKEGMNVCVLEKNKQFGGCLQTFTRDGCVFDTGVHYIGSLEPGQILHRYFSYFGLMDKLNIRKLDEDGFDHVCFGNDGSEYPLAMGYHHFIETLHRYFPDEKKALRTYVSRLKHLARSFPLNNLREGKSLLSEADFFKDNTRNFLQSITQNTRLQNILAGTGFLYGGVGEKSPLYVHALINNSFIESSWRTVDGSSQMARLLIGGITSMGGTVRNSAEVVKLVSNNEGITQAVLSDGEQIAASNFISNIHPSVTLKMLNTKFIRKAYSERIDSLENTASAFIIYVCLKKDTFPKLGYNVYYYNHENVWDAVAYNPTLWPESYVLLLPKIQ; encoded by the coding sequence ATGCAAAGATACGACGTAGTGATAGTAGGCAGCGGGCTTGGAGGCTTACTTTGCGCATATATCCTTGGTAAAGAAGGAATGAATGTTTGTGTTTTAGAAAAAAATAAACAATTTGGAGGCTGCTTGCAAACATTTACCCGAGACGGTTGTGTGTTCGATACTGGTGTACATTATATCGGAAGTCTCGAACCAGGGCAAATACTTCACCGGTATTTTTCATACTTCGGATTGATGGATAAACTCAATATCAGAAAACTTGATGAAGATGGTTTCGACCATGTGTGTTTTGGCAACGATGGTAGCGAATATCCTTTAGCCATGGGCTATCATCATTTTATTGAAACCCTCCACCGGTATTTCCCTGACGAAAAGAAAGCATTAAGAACTTATGTAAGCAGACTAAAACATCTTGCCCGTTCATTTCCCCTGAATAACCTGAGAGAAGGGAAAAGCCTACTTTCGGAAGCTGATTTTTTTAAAGATAACACTCGTAATTTTTTACAATCTATTACACAAAATACCCGATTGCAGAATATTCTTGCTGGCACGGGCTTCCTTTACGGTGGTGTAGGCGAAAAATCACCATTGTATGTGCATGCACTGATAAACAATTCTTTTATCGAAAGTTCGTGGAGAACCGTGGATGGAAGTTCGCAAATGGCGCGACTGCTTATCGGAGGAATTACCAGCATGGGAGGAACCGTGCGAAATTCTGCCGAAGTAGTAAAATTAGTTAGCAATAACGAAGGCATAACCCAAGCAGTATTATCAGATGGAGAACAAATAGCCGCTTCGAATTTTATCTCGAACATTCATCCTTCGGTAACCCTTAAAATGCTGAATACTAAATTTATCAGGAAGGCATATAGTGAACGCATTGATTCACTCGAAAATACTGCTTCGGCTTTTATTATTTATGTCTGCCTAAAAAAGGACACGTTCCCCAAACTTGGTTACAACGTATATTATTACAACCACGAAAACGTGTGGGATGCCGTTGCCTACAACCCCACGTTATGGCCCGAAAGTTATGTACTGCTACTCCCGAAAATTCAATAG
- a CDS encoding C45 family peptidase, with the protein MMKRKLKKIFFYTLIVFTSMILIIFICEKWVWRLSPPEVKDFSALQRERTTVSPDFYVLGNSWLRKNSVGLWEMYVEGDPFTMGVINGKLTKELINYQENVFVNQIQTLIPSKFYQKFLNVFVSFFNRKLDSHIPKEYLTEIYGISFSASHAYDRYGSPYHRILNYHAAHDMGHALQNLHMVGCTSFSVWNDKSENGNLLIGRNFDFYFGDDFSKNKIIGFYNPSKGYKFMTVAWGGMAGAVSGMNDQGLTVTMNAANSDVPLGAKTPITLVTREILQYAANIEQAYAIACKRETFVSESLMIGSAADNKTVIIEKDPKQTGLFETNTNYIVCTNHFQDKITGSSPKNRKFMRQSSTVYRYRRVEELLQRKSRLSVTDFATLLRNRNGMHDKPIGMGNEKAINQLIAHHSIIFEPAKLRVWVSSNPWQLGKYICYDLSKIFTERRGMKQNREVCEKSFNIPEDPFLQSEDYKNFVFYKKTLTDITNYIYFGTGKEPITLDLQKFEKSNPYYFQTYATLADYYFKKKMYTSAYRYCTLALVCEIPAISERTKIKNTALACLKKFR; encoded by the coding sequence ATGATGAAACGCAAATTGAAAAAAATATTTTTCTATACACTGATAGTTTTTACTTCAATGATATTAATAATTTTTATTTGTGAAAAATGGGTTTGGCGGCTCTCTCCTCCCGAAGTGAAGGATTTTTCTGCCCTGCAAAGGGAAAGAACAACTGTTTCCCCTGATTTTTATGTACTTGGAAATAGTTGGCTCAGAAAGAATTCCGTAGGATTATGGGAAATGTATGTCGAAGGCGATCCCTTTACTATGGGTGTAATAAACGGGAAACTAACGAAGGAACTTATCAATTATCAGGAAAATGTTTTTGTTAACCAGATACAAACTCTTATTCCTTCAAAATTTTATCAGAAATTTCTCAATGTATTTGTCAGTTTTTTTAACCGTAAACTCGATTCCCATATCCCCAAAGAATATCTGACTGAAATTTACGGGATTTCCTTCTCGGCTTCACATGCGTACGACCGTTATGGAAGTCCCTACCATCGCATATTAAATTACCATGCCGCACACGACATGGGACATGCCCTGCAGAATCTACACATGGTTGGCTGCACTTCCTTTTCGGTATGGAACGATAAATCGGAAAACGGCAACCTGTTAATTGGAAGAAATTTCGATTTCTACTTCGGCGACGATTTTTCCAAAAATAAAATCATAGGTTTCTACAACCCTTCAAAGGGTTACAAATTTATGACGGTAGCATGGGGCGGTATGGCAGGAGCCGTATCAGGAATGAACGATCAGGGACTTACCGTTACCATGAATGCTGCCAATTCGGATGTCCCCTTAGGAGCAAAAACGCCTATAACATTGGTTACCCGTGAAATATTACAATATGCTGCCAATATCGAACAAGCTTATGCCATCGCCTGTAAACGGGAAACCTTTGTTTCGGAATCGTTGATGATAGGCTCGGCTGCCGATAACAAAACGGTCATTATTGAGAAAGATCCGAAGCAAACAGGTTTGTTCGAAACAAACACCAATTATATTGTTTGCACTAACCATTTCCAGGACAAAATTACCGGTAGCAGTCCAAAAAATCGCAAATTTATGCGGCAAAGTTCTACAGTATACCGTTACAGACGTGTGGAAGAACTATTGCAACGAAAAAGCCGCCTTTCTGTTACCGATTTTGCAACCCTGCTTCGTAACAGGAACGGCATGCACGACAAACCAATAGGAATGGGAAACGAAAAAGCAATTAATCAACTGATTGCTCACCATTCAATCATTTTTGAACCGGCAAAACTTAGGGTTTGGGTTTCCTCCAATCCCTGGCAGTTAGGAAAATACATCTGCTACGACCTGAGTAAAATTTTCACTGAACGCAGGGGAATGAAACAAAACAGGGAAGTTTGTGAAAAATCTTTTAATATCCCTGAAGACCCATTTTTGCAATCGGAAGACTATAAAAATTTTGTATTTTACAAGAAAACATTGACTGATATTACAAATTATATATATTTTGGTACCGGAAAAGAGCCGATAACTTTGGACTTGCAAAAGTTTGAAAAATCGAATCCGTACTATTTTCAAACGTATGCAACCCTTGCCGATTATTATTTCAAAAAGAAGATGTATACCTCTGCCTACAGGTACTGTACCCTTGCATTGGTTTGTGAAATTCCTGCCATTAGCGAACGAACGAAAATCAAAAATACTGCCCTTGCTTGTTTAAAGAAATTCAGGTAA